From Halodesulfovibrio aestuarii DSM 17919 = ATCC 29578, one genomic window encodes:
- a CDS encoding DMT family transporter → MDKYIGYLQIIAAATLWGLLGPISKYGLQEGVTPHELAFWRASLGALFFILHSAKHKNLTVQRKDIPVFLIFGVLGVSVFFGSYQIAIKHAGAAVSAILLYTAPIWVAIFSRILFKEELTPVKLAALGLALTGTVLVCFNGQSDTVSLPLTGILFGLLSGFTYSLHYIFGKTFLKNYQPATLYAWCLPAGAIALLPWVTFTAYSPIKLAVIIGLAFLCTYLAYYAYCAGLRRLEATQAAIIATIEPVVAAVLAVLWWNEQLTAAAYAGGALVICAVIVIARSPAKPKKSVITVINN, encoded by the coding sequence ATGGATAAATATATTGGATACTTACAAATAATCGCTGCAGCAACACTGTGGGGACTGCTCGGTCCTATTTCCAAATATGGGCTACAAGAAGGAGTTACCCCGCATGAGCTTGCTTTCTGGCGAGCCTCCCTCGGTGCCCTTTTCTTTATCCTCCACTCAGCAAAGCATAAAAACCTTACGGTGCAACGTAAGGACATTCCGGTATTTCTTATTTTCGGCGTTCTTGGTGTTTCGGTATTTTTTGGTTCATACCAGATTGCAATCAAACATGCAGGCGCAGCCGTTTCTGCAATTCTCCTCTACACTGCTCCGATATGGGTAGCTATTTTTTCACGGATCCTTTTCAAAGAAGAACTGACCCCTGTCAAACTAGCTGCCCTTGGACTAGCCCTTACGGGTACAGTTCTTGTTTGTTTCAACGGGCAAAGCGATACTGTTTCACTCCCGCTTACCGGCATATTATTCGGACTTCTTTCCGGCTTTACGTACTCACTGCATTACATCTTCGGCAAAACATTTCTCAAAAACTATCAACCTGCAACGCTCTACGCATGGTGCCTGCCTGCCGGTGCGATTGCTTTGCTGCCATGGGTAACCTTTACAGCCTATTCGCCTATCAAACTTGCCGTCATCATAGGCCTTGCATTCCTATGTACATATCTCGCCTACTATGCGTATTGTGCAGGGCTGCGCCGCCTTGAGGCTACTCAAGCTGCCATTATAGCGACTATCGAACCTGTAGTTGCAGCCGTCCTTGCTGTACTTTGGTGGAATGAGCAACTGACTGCCGCAGCCTATGCCGGCGGTGCTCTGGTTATTTGTGCGGTAATTGTCATCGCCCGCAGTCCCGCAAAACCAAAAAAGTCTGTCATCACCGTTATAAACAATTGA
- the panB gene encoding 3-methyl-2-oxobutanoate hydroxymethyltransferase, translating into MSKQTAVTSVKPLTSLDIRHSKGDRKLTMLTAYDYSSATLVDECDIDMILVGDSLGMVMLGRDDTISVTMDEMVHHTKAVVRGTKRSLVIADMPFMSYEISVEDALRNAARLFQEGGARAVKLEGGHSVIPQVTALVRSGIPVVGHIGLTPQRVASLGGFKVQGKTAEAANTLLEEAKALEAAGVFCIVLEAIPVPIAARITQELSIPTIGIGAGAECDGQVLVFHDLLGLFDRFVPKFVKQYANLRETAASAISDYKREVEEGSFPAKEHSFAMPEHEKEKFEK; encoded by the coding sequence ATGAGCAAGCAGACGGCTGTAACAAGTGTTAAGCCCTTGACCTCTTTAGATATTCGTCACAGCAAAGGTGATCGCAAGCTTACCATGTTAACCGCATACGACTATTCATCCGCAACGCTTGTAGATGAATGTGACATTGATATGATTCTTGTCGGCGATTCGCTTGGTATGGTTATGCTGGGACGTGATGATACGATTAGCGTAACAATGGATGAAATGGTCCATCATACTAAAGCGGTAGTGCGTGGGACAAAAAGGTCTCTCGTTATCGCTGATATGCCCTTCATGTCATACGAAATCAGTGTCGAGGACGCGTTACGGAATGCCGCGCGATTGTTTCAGGAAGGCGGAGCACGTGCAGTAAAGCTTGAAGGCGGTCATAGCGTTATTCCGCAGGTAACGGCTCTCGTTCGCTCAGGTATCCCTGTAGTCGGACACATCGGTTTGACTCCTCAGCGGGTAGCCAGTCTTGGCGGGTTTAAAGTGCAAGGTAAAACCGCAGAAGCCGCCAACACACTGCTGGAAGAAGCAAAGGCTCTCGAAGCGGCTGGTGTCTTTTGTATTGTACTCGAAGCGATTCCTGTTCCAATAGCTGCACGCATAACTCAAGAACTTTCTATACCGACAATCGGCATAGGTGCCGGTGCAGAGTGTGATGGACAGGTGTTAGTCTTTCATGATCTCCTTGGTCTGTTCGATCGTTTTGTTCCAAAATTTGTGAAGCAGTATGCAAACTTGCGCGAGACCGCAGCTTCTGCAATCAGTGATTATAAGCGTGAAGTGGAAGAAGGCAGCTTTCCGGCAAAAGAGCATTCCTTTGCCATGCCGGAGCATGAAAAGGAAAAGTTTGAAAAGTAA
- the htpG gene encoding molecular chaperone HtpG, whose product MSQSYEFKTEVRKLLHIITHSLYTNREIFLRELVSNASDALDKLRFAEAKGEEIAAAELEPSINIAIDKDAKTITITDTGIGMSKEDLVNHLGTIAHSGSERFLAELAESKDSASNIIGRFGVGFYSVFMISEDVTVTTRSYKPGSDGFTWKSDGLGSFEIIPAENAPERGTVITINVKDDAAEFLEKFRLERALKQHSSFIPFPIYLDGEHQNTTPALWREPKSSISKEQYKEFYNYLTFDDKDPIATVHSAVDAPVQFTSLAFIPTFGRDLSSIGRDDYGLDLYVRRVLIQRECKDLLPDYLSFIKGVVDTEDLPLNISRETLQENVLIRKINQTVTKQILSHLERMAKNDADVYKEFWNVHGKVFRLGYSDYANRDRFAKLLRFNSSTHETADELTSFEEYVERVKEGQKSVYYISATSREAAKLNPHLEIFTRKGLEVLFLYEPVDEFVMDNLGKFDEFELVAAETVNPDSLKDFEDVVKKEKAEELSEEETATLSDLLSHIKELLGDKVTEVRLSERLSGSPAVLSSPDGATSSMEKIMRMMNQDESIPKKVFELNADHPIIRNLLRIYKSDKNDGLVKETVEQLFESSLLLEGYLKDPHAMVSRINDILEKAGSWYSEIKKI is encoded by the coding sequence ATGTCACAATCATATGAATTTAAGACTGAAGTTCGAAAACTTCTTCATATTATCACTCATTCTCTTTACACCAACCGCGAAATTTTCCTTCGTGAACTCGTTTCCAACGCATCTGATGCTCTCGACAAACTTCGTTTTGCTGAAGCTAAAGGCGAAGAGATTGCGGCTGCCGAGCTTGAACCTTCTATTAATATTGCTATTGATAAAGACGCCAAGACCATTACCATTACCGACACCGGTATAGGTATGAGCAAAGAAGATCTGGTGAACCATCTCGGAACGATCGCCCATTCCGGCTCAGAGCGCTTCCTTGCCGAATTAGCAGAAAGCAAGGACTCTGCAAGTAACATTATCGGCCGCTTCGGTGTAGGTTTCTACTCTGTATTTATGATCTCTGAAGATGTCACTGTTACCACCCGCAGCTACAAACCGGGCTCCGACGGTTTCACCTGGAAATCTGACGGACTTGGCTCATTTGAAATCATCCCTGCAGAAAATGCACCGGAACGCGGTACAGTCATTACCATCAACGTAAAAGATGACGCAGCAGAGTTTCTCGAAAAATTCCGTCTTGAACGTGCTCTAAAACAGCACTCAAGTTTTATTCCATTCCCTATCTACCTCGATGGAGAACATCAGAACACTACTCCTGCATTGTGGCGTGAGCCTAAAAGCTCCATATCCAAAGAACAGTATAAAGAATTCTACAACTACCTCACCTTTGATGACAAAGATCCGATTGCAACAGTACACAGCGCAGTTGACGCGCCTGTACAGTTTACAAGCCTTGCCTTTATCCCGACCTTCGGCCGCGATTTAAGCAGCATCGGCCGCGATGATTACGGTCTTGATCTATATGTGCGCCGCGTCCTTATCCAGCGCGAATGCAAAGACCTGCTGCCGGACTACCTTTCCTTCATTAAAGGGGTTGTAGATACTGAAGATCTTCCGCTGAACATTTCCCGCGAAACGTTGCAGGAAAACGTTCTTATCCGCAAAATCAACCAGACCGTTACCAAACAAATCCTTTCTCACCTTGAACGCATGGCTAAAAACGATGCTGATGTGTACAAGGAATTCTGGAACGTGCACGGTAAAGTGTTCCGTCTTGGTTACAGCGACTATGCAAACCGTGACCGCTTTGCAAAACTTCTCCGCTTCAACTCCTCTACTCATGAGACTGCCGATGAGCTTACCTCTTTTGAGGAATATGTTGAACGCGTTAAAGAAGGCCAGAAATCTGTTTACTACATTTCGGCAACCAGCCGTGAAGCAGCTAAGCTTAATCCGCATCTTGAAATCTTTACCCGTAAAGGACTTGAAGTTCTCTTCCTGTACGAGCCTGTTGATGAATTTGTTATGGATAACCTTGGTAAGTTCGACGAGTTTGAACTCGTGGCAGCTGAGACTGTTAATCCGGACAGCTTAAAAGATTTTGAAGATGTAGTTAAAAAAGAGAAAGCAGAAGAACTGTCTGAAGAAGAAACCGCTACTTTGAGCGATCTTTTGTCACACATCAAAGAACTGCTCGGCGATAAAGTAACCGAAGTTCGCTTATCTGAACGTCTTTCCGGTTCTCCTGCTGTTTTGAGCAGCCCTGATGGCGCAACCTCTTCTATGGAAAAGATCATGCGCATGATGAATCAGGATGAATCCATTCCGAAAAAAGTGTTCGAACTGAATGCAGATCATCCTATCATCCGCAACCTGCTGCGCATCTACAAATCCGATAAAAATGATGGTCTGGTTAAAGAAACTGTGGAGCAGCTGTTTGAATCTTCCCTGTTGCTTGAAGGCTACTTGAAAGATCCACATGCTATGGTTTCCCGCATCAACGATATTCTGGAAAAAGCTGGAAGCTGGTACTCTGAAATTAAAAAAATCTAG
- a CDS encoding DVU0772 family protein, whose amino-acid sequence MSNLSKFSDLQIDWNMSPEHAVTMYLEWGNNDWHAEYPPVRSKADYSTYFVVDTWGEQPVVRLVRRNSEEAIDLIEVPLPPRVANAFLAEYGDLKGLFEPTPAIKKWLKEELYEK is encoded by the coding sequence ATGAGCAACCTTTCAAAATTCAGCGACTTACAGATTGACTGGAACATGAGCCCCGAACATGCAGTAACTATGTATCTGGAGTGGGGGAACAATGACTGGCATGCTGAGTACCCTCCAGTCCGTTCCAAAGCAGATTACTCAACATATTTTGTAGTAGACACATGGGGTGAACAGCCCGTTGTTCGACTAGTCCGTCGAAACTCAGAAGAAGCAATTGATCTTATCGAAGTTCCATTACCACCACGAGTCGCGAATGCATTCCTGGCCGAATACGGTGATCTGAAAGGACTATTTGAACCTACACCCGCAATTAAAAAATGGCTTAAAGAAGAACTTTACGAAAAATAA
- a CDS encoding aminotransferase class I/II-fold pyridoxal phosphate-dependent enzyme, which yields MNEFPRIDRLPPYVFAVVNDLKMELRHQNIDVIDMGMGNPDLPTPDHIVNKLTEAAHKGVNHRYSASKGIPNLRKAICDWYQRKYNVYLDPETEAIATMGAKEGLAHLALAMLSPGDVVFAPDPTYPIHTYAAIIAGADVRRIPIGKGRDFFEDLTTATQQTWPQPKVLMLSYPHNPTTELATPEFFQKVVNWAKKYNVYVIHDMAYADLTFDDYVPPSFLQAEGAKDVGVEFYSMSKSYSMAGWRVGFCAGNKKLVHALTRIKSYLDYGIFQPIQIAATVALNGPDDCVQEIVEVYQKRRDALILGLERAGWDVPSPKATMFVWAKIPEQFKQLGSVEFAKKLLLEAKVAVSPGLGFGHFGDDYVRFSLIENEHRINQACRGIKKFFQKEGCICAKE from the coding sequence ATGAATGAATTCCCAAGAATCGACAGATTACCACCATATGTATTCGCAGTTGTTAATGATTTAAAAATGGAACTGCGACATCAGAACATCGACGTTATTGACATGGGCATGGGAAATCCCGATCTTCCTACCCCTGATCATATTGTGAATAAGCTCACAGAGGCGGCGCACAAAGGTGTTAACCATCGATACTCAGCTTCCAAGGGCATTCCGAACTTGCGTAAAGCTATTTGTGACTGGTATCAAAGAAAATATAATGTCTACCTTGATCCGGAAACAGAAGCTATTGCTACCATGGGAGCTAAGGAAGGTCTTGCACATCTCGCACTTGCCATGCTCTCTCCGGGTGATGTAGTTTTTGCTCCAGACCCGACCTACCCTATCCACACATATGCCGCTATTATTGCAGGAGCAGATGTCCGTAGGATTCCGATAGGAAAGGGGCGTGATTTTTTTGAGGACTTGACAACCGCCACGCAACAAACGTGGCCGCAACCGAAAGTGCTTATGCTTAGTTATCCGCACAATCCGACAACTGAGCTGGCAACTCCTGAATTTTTTCAAAAAGTCGTAAACTGGGCTAAAAAGTATAATGTGTATGTTATTCATGACATGGCATACGCAGATCTTACTTTTGACGATTACGTTCCTCCGAGCTTCCTTCAGGCTGAAGGTGCTAAGGACGTTGGCGTAGAATTCTACTCCATGTCAAAAAGCTATTCTATGGCTGGCTGGAGAGTTGGCTTTTGCGCTGGCAACAAAAAGCTTGTTCACGCACTTACTAGAATCAAGTCTTATCTTGATTATGGAATATTCCAACCAATTCAAATTGCTGCGACGGTTGCATTAAATGGTCCTGATGATTGCGTGCAGGAAATAGTCGAAGTATACCAGAAACGCCGTGACGCATTAATCTTAGGCCTTGAACGTGCCGGATGGGATGTACCTTCTCCAAAGGCAACCATGTTTGTATGGGCAAAGATTCCTGAACAGTTTAAGCAACTAGGTTCAGTTGAATTTGCGAAAAAGCTGCTGCTTGAAGCAAAAGTTGCGGTTTCACCGGGACTTGGTTTTGGACACTTCGGAGACGATTATGTTCGCTTCTCACTTATTGAAAATGAGCACCGCATTAATCAGGCATGTCGTGGAATAAAAAAATTTTTCCAGAAAGAAGGATGTATTTGTGCCAAGGAATAA
- a CDS encoding homoserine dehydrogenase, whose amino-acid sequence MPRNKPLVLAIAGFGTVGSGLLKVIKENRDSIIARTGREVVVKSVLVRDVSKPRAADLPEGTVLTDNPDILVNDPEVDVLVELIGGITAAKTLITAAIKAGKHIVTANKALLAEDGHDLFALAEEHNVHLTYEASVCGAIPILDSLKQNLAGNQILSLIGILNGTANYILSEMTTKKLDFDTALKAAQELGFAEADPTLDIEGFDAAHKLCLLTRLAFGVEYPFTELPVVGISKIHPQDIEFAREFGYRVKLLGHVRKVDGKIEAGVFPMLVHHTLLIARVGGAYNAVRLEGNACGPIFMHGQGAGDLATASAVIGDILTIARGAHPNNTGYVKQVPPLADILAPEDATSQYYFRVMVQDVPGVLRDLAGTLAEQNISIAQAIQKDGTETTASVVFLTHEARAEAVQKAVNGMKEKGLVLEEPVFYRIL is encoded by the coding sequence GTGCCAAGGAATAAACCCCTCGTTTTAGCCATTGCCGGTTTCGGTACTGTTGGCAGTGGTCTTCTAAAAGTTATTAAAGAGAACCGTGATTCTATCATCGCACGCACTGGTAGAGAAGTTGTTGTAAAATCTGTTCTTGTACGCGACGTATCCAAGCCTCGTGCTGCAGATCTTCCAGAAGGCACAGTACTTACAGACAATCCGGACATCCTTGTTAACGATCCGGAAGTTGATGTTCTTGTTGAGCTTATCGGGGGTATTACCGCTGCGAAAACGCTCATCACTGCTGCCATTAAGGCCGGTAAACACATCGTAACGGCAAACAAGGCACTGCTTGCTGAAGACGGTCACGATCTCTTTGCTCTTGCTGAAGAACACAACGTACATCTTACATACGAAGCAAGTGTCTGCGGCGCCATCCCGATTCTGGATAGCTTAAAGCAAAACCTTGCAGGAAATCAGATACTGAGTCTTATAGGTATTCTTAACGGCACAGCAAACTACATTCTGTCCGAAATGACTACTAAGAAACTCGATTTTGACACCGCGCTCAAGGCAGCTCAGGAGCTCGGCTTTGCTGAAGCAGATCCGACTCTGGACATTGAAGGCTTTGATGCCGCACATAAGCTGTGCCTGCTCACCCGCCTTGCTTTTGGTGTTGAATATCCGTTTACCGAACTTCCTGTTGTGGGTATTTCTAAAATTCACCCTCAGGATATCGAGTTTGCACGAGAATTCGGCTACCGTGTGAAGCTGCTCGGCCATGTCCGTAAAGTTGATGGAAAAATCGAAGCTGGCGTATTCCCAATGCTGGTTCACCACACTCTGCTTATTGCCCGTGTGGGTGGCGCATACAACGCAGTTCGGCTTGAAGGTAACGCATGCGGCCCTATATTCATGCATGGTCAGGGTGCTGGAGATCTTGCGACCGCAAGCGCGGTAATTGGTGATATCCTCACCATTGCCCGCGGTGCACATCCCAACAACACCGGCTACGTAAAACAGGTTCCTCCACTTGCTGATATTCTTGCTCCGGAAGATGCGACGTCCCAGTACTACTTCCGTGTAATGGTGCAGGACGTGCCGGGTGTACTGCGTGATCTCGCTGGCACCCTTGCCGAGCAGAATATCTCCATTGCTCAGGCTATCCAGAAAGATGGCACTGAAACCACGGCTTCTGTTGTATTCCTTACACATGAAGCACGTGCAGAAGCTGTTCAGAAGGCAGTAAATGGAATGAAAGAAAAAGGGCTTGTTCTTGAAGAACCTGTGTTCTACCGGATTCTGTAA
- a CDS encoding alkaline phosphatase family protein: MQKIIVCIADGAADDPSLCPDGTPLERAETPVLDSMTRHSVAGLCYTIPDGFSPDSDVGNMSLFGYAPVLHHKGRAPIEAAALGVTTSKDDLIWRVTFCRTENGVITTPCASSITQEEGETLIQALSHACGGTSCTFIANRTYHHLLIQKNGLQTLEEHHRRRTQKGLPSFVTSGPHMLQHMPLDTILSQYPASLQSIMLNASTILAERTSKANCLWLWGQGSPYTLPAFPTLYKTNSCIVSGIPLLHGLGHMAEMQVITHPSFTGHPDTNLTAKAYAALAFLQEPENSIAFIHIEAPDHCGHLGDSAGKKNAIERIDKELLPILLHEMPEACIVVTTDHLTPAATKSHAYGAVPFIAYHPKLAQQTAVRRFTEAECKKGMRLTKDTLLIDTLLKRIHECKLPRAVR; encoded by the coding sequence ATGCAAAAAATTATAGTCTGCATAGCTGACGGCGCAGCAGACGATCCCTCTCTGTGTCCCGATGGTACACCTTTGGAACGCGCTGAGACCCCAGTTCTAGACTCTATGACCCGCCACAGTGTGGCGGGTCTTTGCTATACTATTCCAGATGGCTTCAGTCCGGATTCTGATGTAGGAAACATGTCTCTATTCGGCTATGCCCCTGTTCTGCACCACAAGGGACGCGCTCCCATTGAAGCCGCAGCGCTCGGGGTTACAACATCTAAGGACGACCTTATCTGGCGCGTTACTTTTTGCCGCACAGAAAACGGCGTTATTACCACACCGTGTGCTTCGTCCATTACCCAAGAAGAAGGAGAAACGCTGATACAAGCACTCAGCCATGCTTGCGGTGGCACATCCTGTACCTTTATTGCAAACAGAACCTATCACCACTTGCTGATTCAAAAAAACGGTCTTCAGACCCTTGAGGAGCATCACCGCAGGCGCACCCAAAAGGGATTGCCTTCTTTTGTCACCTCCGGCCCCCATATGCTGCAACATATGCCACTGGATACCATTCTGAGCCAGTATCCGGCATCATTACAAAGCATCATGCTGAACGCTTCAACAATACTTGCAGAGCGAACTTCCAAAGCTAATTGCCTATGGTTATGGGGACAAGGCAGCCCCTATACTCTACCCGCCTTTCCCACACTGTACAAAACAAACAGCTGTATTGTTTCCGGCATTCCGCTTCTACACGGCCTCGGGCATATGGCTGAGATGCAGGTTATCACACACCCGTCCTTCACCGGACATCCGGATACGAACCTTACAGCAAAGGCATATGCCGCACTTGCATTCCTTCAAGAACCTGAAAACAGTATTGCTTTCATCCATATTGAAGCGCCGGATCACTGCGGCCACCTTGGCGATTCAGCAGGAAAGAAAAACGCCATTGAACGAATAGACAAAGAGCTTTTGCCGATTCTTCTACATGAAATGCCGGAGGCATGTATCGTTGTTACTACAGACCACCTTACGCCTGCTGCCACAAAATCTCACGCTTATGGAGCAGTACCGTTTATCGCCTACCACCCGAAGCTAGCGCAGCAAACAGCCGTACGAAGATTTACAGAAGCTGAATGTAAAAAAGGAATGCGCCTTACAAAAGACACACTCCTCATTGATACGCTTCTTAAACGCATTCACGAATGCAAACTACCCCGCGCAGTTCGGTAG
- a CDS encoding response regulator encodes MTVSTNVLTMEDDPVVRETIAAYLTDEGYNVIQAESGLQGLSLIQDRSIDVVLLDWRLPDISGGEVLSKLAGVNPTLPIIVVSGTDEVREVIDALKRGAWDYLRKPLKNMDILVDAIRRGLARAQRLKETALEGEHLKELVRSRTEELERANALLRREAKERQEYAAALKESEARFRQLVETVREAFFVRNALTKEFTYVSPAATEMFGLTPDQLALNSWLLLDLVHPDDREDARKKALQFDNNPVPDSFEYRFIVGAEKKMKWISFRIFPVFDLNGTIYRQVGVAEDITERKYAHDALCASLREKDILFKEVHHRVKNNLQLVSSLLSLQAQRISNLEDRERFLDSQRRIQSMTLVHEELYRTDDLSCIDFSYYVEQLARRIEQAFSATVPVELTVDLERIHLSVDTAVPCGLILNELISNVYKHAFVGRESGRLYLYAGLRDGAIVLKVVDDGIGFPSSFDVRESNSLGMQVVHALVEQLSAKLVITSDRGTEFELAFSDSSLCLLPNCAG; translated from the coding sequence GTGACTGTTTCAACCAACGTGCTGACAATGGAGGATGACCCAGTAGTGCGGGAAACCATTGCGGCATATCTGACGGATGAAGGATATAATGTAATACAGGCAGAAAGCGGATTGCAGGGACTATCCCTGATTCAGGATAGAAGTATCGATGTTGTGTTGCTTGACTGGCGGCTTCCGGACATTTCCGGAGGGGAAGTGCTTTCCAAGTTGGCAGGAGTTAATCCAACGTTGCCGATAATTGTCGTGTCTGGAACGGATGAAGTCCGCGAGGTTATTGATGCGCTGAAGCGTGGAGCATGGGACTATCTACGTAAGCCTCTTAAAAATATGGATATCCTTGTTGATGCGATACGTAGGGGGCTTGCCAGAGCACAGCGGTTGAAAGAGACCGCATTGGAAGGTGAGCATTTAAAGGAGCTTGTACGGAGTCGTACAGAAGAATTGGAAAGAGCAAATGCTCTGTTGAGAAGAGAAGCAAAGGAACGGCAGGAGTACGCGGCTGCTTTGAAAGAAAGTGAAGCTCGTTTCAGGCAGCTTGTGGAGACCGTACGGGAAGCATTTTTCGTACGCAATGCGCTGACAAAGGAATTTACGTATGTCAGCCCGGCAGCAACAGAGATGTTTGGCTTAACGCCTGACCAGCTTGCATTAAACTCATGGTTATTATTGGATTTAGTTCACCCTGATGATCGGGAAGATGCCAGAAAGAAAGCGTTGCAGTTTGATAACAATCCCGTTCCGGATAGTTTTGAGTACCGATTTATAGTGGGTGCTGAGAAAAAAATGAAGTGGATTAGTTTTCGTATTTTTCCTGTATTCGATCTTAATGGTACAATATACCGACAGGTGGGGGTTGCCGAAGACATAACGGAACGTAAATATGCACATGATGCCTTGTGTGCCTCACTGCGAGAGAAGGATATCTTGTTCAAGGAAGTGCACCATCGTGTAAAAAATAATTTGCAGCTTGTCTCCAGTCTGTTGAGCCTTCAAGCGCAACGAATTTCTAATTTAGAAGACAGGGAGCGTTTTTTGGACTCGCAACGACGCATCCAGTCTATGACGCTGGTGCATGAGGAACTGTATCGTACAGATGATCTTTCCTGTATTGATTTCAGTTATTATGTGGAACAGTTGGCGCGACGGATTGAACAGGCTTTTTCCGCAACTGTTCCGGTTGAATTGACCGTGGATTTGGAGCGCATTCATTTGTCAGTGGACACGGCGGTACCATGCGGTCTTATTTTAAATGAACTTATTTCCAACGTGTATAAACATGCGTTTGTCGGTAGAGAAAGCGGTCGATTGTATCTTTACGCTGGATTGCGGGATGGCGCGATTGTCTTAAAAGTTGTTGATGACGGCATCGGCTTTCCTTCCTCTTTTGATGTTCGGGAGTCTAACTCGCTAGGAATGCAGGTTGTTCATGCGTTAGTAGAGCAGTTGTCCGCTAAGCTTGTTATTACATCCGATAGGGGCACAGAGTTTGAACTGGCATTTTCTGATTCAAGTTTATGCTTGCTACCGAACTGCGCGGGGTAG